Proteins from one Microcoleus sp. bin38.metabat.b11b12b14.051 genomic window:
- a CDS encoding asparagine synthetase B yields the protein MGITNKPRQFVGYWGCDSREKLEARLAQIIKQSATEIPVQQVGDSSSLSAARHENYPIWNVASTECDRPQHLQTEKCDKTWQIAALSASGLPTYPSTNGLLLPDTWVNVRENSLILGREPFGRVTLYWTQIEQTIWFASSLQLLLNICKQRDVSIPGLYGYSCFSYVPTPLTPVKNVFAVPAGTELTWKCDRDSGVISEPQSKCLLEWRESSEEIADEAEAIAQLQNLLKNAVERQIFDINSNETVGVFLSGGLDSSIVAALLVKAGVKVRAYTLDFGEAGIPEYPWAQQVAYFLNIPLVKVDASPQRIKQVLHSAVKALDLPFGDGVTVPLYLLNEAASQECAIVFNGEGGDQLFAGWTNKPLIAAAVYQAANPAGDQTFALQYMRTFHRLWGYESKVYQPEFYTNIQNISPQDWLLEALNPAVSSSLLHRLRRAGLMLKGAQNIHPRAANLALAFGLKVRSPFCDFALTDWTFQLSGELCLRGACEKYILKRAVENWLPADIVWREKRGMGVPLTSWCFNEFWHQIGDWLNPAVLLSQKHWKPDLAAQLISGKFAAGIQGRRIGEMIWLLVMWQIWRSQILDKNVKNKSWNHPFWLPRQVWNYRQRWAE from the coding sequence ATGGGAATTACGAACAAACCGCGTCAATTTGTAGGATACTGGGGCTGCGATTCTCGTGAGAAATTGGAGGCGCGACTGGCGCAAATTATCAAGCAATCTGCAACAGAAATCCCAGTCCAACAAGTCGGCGATTCGTCTAGTTTGTCCGCCGCAAGGCACGAAAATTACCCAATTTGGAATGTAGCGAGCACCGAGTGCGATCGCCCGCAGCACCTGCAAACCGAAAAATGTGATAAAACTTGGCAAATCGCTGCCCTCTCAGCCTCTGGACTACCGACATATCCATCAACCAACGGTTTGCTGTTACCTGATACCTGGGTAAATGTCCGCGAAAATAGCCTAATTTTGGGACGAGAACCCTTCGGGCGAGTCACACTTTACTGGACGCAAATCGAGCAAACTATTTGGTTTGCATCGAGTTTACAACTGCTGTTAAATATTTGCAAACAACGGGATGTTAGCATTCCAGGTTTGTACGGTTATAGCTGTTTCTCCTACGTCCCAACTCCCTTAACTCCCGTAAAAAATGTGTTCGCAGTTCCCGCCGGAACCGAATTGACTTGGAAGTGCGATCGAGATAGCGGTGTTATTTCCGAACCCCAATCTAAATGCTTGTTGGAATGGCGAGAAAGTTCAGAAGAAATAGCAGACGAAGCGGAAGCAATCGCCCAATTACAAAACTTACTTAAAAATGCCGTTGAACGTCAGATTTTCGATATAAATAGTAATGAAACTGTCGGAGTATTTCTCTCAGGCGGTTTAGATTCCTCAATAGTCGCAGCATTATTAGTCAAAGCCGGAGTCAAAGTCCGCGCTTATACTCTCGACTTCGGCGAGGCGGGAATTCCCGAATATCCTTGGGCGCAACAAGTTGCTTACTTTCTGAACATTCCCTTAGTCAAAGTAGATGCGAGCCCACAGCGGATTAAACAAGTCTTGCATTCTGCTGTGAAAGCTTTAGATTTGCCCTTTGGTGACGGAGTTACAGTCCCGCTGTACCTGTTAAATGAGGCTGCGAGTCAAGAATGTGCGATCGTTTTTAACGGCGAAGGCGGCGATCAATTATTTGCTGGATGGACGAACAAACCTTTGATTGCAGCCGCTGTTTATCAAGCAGCAAATCCCGCCGGAGACCAAACTTTTGCCCTGCAATATATGCGAACTTTTCACCGCCTTTGGGGATACGAATCTAAAGTTTATCAGCCAGAATTTTACACTAACATTCAGAATATCAGCCCTCAAGATTGGCTGTTAGAGGCTCTTAATCCTGCTGTCAGTTCGTCTTTGCTGCATCGCCTCCGCCGCGCGGGTTTGATGCTCAAAGGGGCGCAGAACATCCATCCGCGCGCTGCTAATTTGGCTTTGGCTTTTGGTCTGAAAGTGCGATCGCCCTTTTGCGATTTTGCCCTCACAGACTGGACGTTTCAACTGTCGGGAGAACTGTGTTTGCGGGGCGCTTGCGAGAAATACATCCTCAAACGGGCGGTAGAAAATTGGCTACCTGCGGACATAGTTTGGCGAGAAAAGCGCGGTATGGGCGTGCCGTTAACCTCCTGGTGTTTTAACGAATTTTGGCATCAAATCGGCGACTGGTTGAATCCCGCCGTGTTGCTGTCACAGAAACACTGGAAACCAGATTTAGCGGCTCAACTTATCTCCGGCAAATTCGCAGCCGGAATTCAAGGCCGGCGCATTGGCGAGATGATTTGGCTGTTGGTGATGTGGCAAATTTGGCGATCGCAAATTTTAGATAAAAATGTCAAAAATAAATCTTGGAATCATCCGTTTTGGTTGCCTCGCCAGGTTTGGAATTACCGCCAACGATGGGCGGAATAA
- a CDS encoding DUF3859 domain-containing protein, with protein sequence MENRLTQTQLTQIVAEVQRLSNLREAELNSAEVTQILEELGLPPELLDEALIQLQRREALAQQERRNRWIAGGVAAVAVGTIAFTGFFIQQSRQALDRVSVQQNRITSVQDDGGNLTVVSRQNNPEIFYRVTLKDAPLGKKLSLSCDWIDPSGQVVKQNSYQTREIDKSIWNTQCRYKIGTAAVTGNWQVKMFVENRAIGSKSFEVK encoded by the coding sequence ATGGAAAATCGACTGACTCAAACTCAACTAACGCAAATAGTCGCTGAAGTACAACGCCTTTCTAACCTCCGAGAAGCTGAACTTAATTCCGCAGAAGTCACACAAATTTTGGAGGAATTGGGCTTGCCTCCTGAGTTGCTAGATGAGGCTTTAATCCAGTTGCAGCGCCGGGAAGCGTTGGCACAGCAGGAACGTAGAAATCGGTGGATTGCTGGAGGAGTGGCTGCGGTTGCTGTGGGGACGATCGCATTTACCGGATTTTTCATCCAACAAAGCCGACAAGCCCTAGATCGGGTTTCAGTCCAACAAAACCGCATAACTTCGGTGCAGGATGATGGTGGTAATTTAACAGTTGTTTCCCGCCAAAATAATCCCGAAATATTTTACCGCGTTACTCTAAAAGATGCACCACTAGGCAAAAAACTCTCGCTATCTTGCGATTGGATAGATCCCAGTGGTCAAGTTGTCAAACAAAACAGCTATCAAACTCGCGAAATCGACAAATCTATCTGGAATACTCAATGTCGTTACAAGATTGGTACTGCTGCTGTTACTGGAAATTGGCAAGTTAAAATGTTTGTTGAAAATCGGGCGATCGGTAGTAAATCCTTTGAAGTTAAATAA